From the genome of Sander lucioperca isolate FBNREF2018 chromosome 1, SLUC_FBN_1.2, whole genome shotgun sequence, one region includes:
- the zic3 gene encoding zinc finger protein ZIC 3: MTMLLDSGPQFASLGVGGFGTPRHHDIGNRDPGLGLNPFTDSSHSAAFKISPVSHDIASSQTSAFTPQATGYATALGHTHGGQVGSYGGGAFNSTRDFLFRNRGVGESAAPGAQHGIFAASAGSLHGPPGIGDNPGHLLFPGLHDQGVSHTSPSGHVVNSQMHLGLRGDIFGRPDPYRPVASPRTDPYGAQLHNYGHPINMNMGMNVPTHHGPGAFFRYMRQPIKQELSCKWIDENQMNRPKKTCDRTFSTMHEMVTHVSMEHVGGPEQSNHICFWEDCPREGKSFKAKYKLVNHIRVHTGEKPFPCPFPGCGKIFARSENLKIHKRTHTGEKPFKCEFDGCDRRFANSSDRKKHMHVHTSDKPYICKVCDKSYTHPSSLRKHMKVHESQGSESSPAASSGYESSTPPVLVSNSTEDPTKTPPLAVQNTSGHSEGLAPNFNEWYV; the protein is encoded by the exons ATGACTATGCTTCTTGATAGCGGTCCGCAGTTTGCATCGTTAGGAGTGGGGGGTTTCGGGACACCACGGCACCACGATATCGGGAACAGAGACCCGGGTCTGGGACTGAATCCCTTCACCGATTCCTCCCACTCCGCAGCTTTCAAAATCAGCCCCGTGTCTCACGATATCGCCTCCAGCCAGACATCAGCGTTCACCCCGCAAGCCACTGGATATGCAACTGCCCTGGGACACACTCACGGCGGGCAGGTGGGCTCGTACGGTGGGGGAGCGTTCAATTCAACACGGGACTTTCTCTTCCGTAACCGGGGTGTTGGTGAGTCCGCAGCGCCTGGCGCACAGCATGGGATCTTTGCAGCTTCGGCGGGGAGCCTACACGGGCCGCCCGGGATCGGCGATAACCCCGGACATCTGTTGTTTCCAGGACTTCACGACCAGGGGGTGAGCCACACTTCACCGAGTGGACATGTAGTTAACAGCCAAATGCATCTTGGCTTACGCGGGGACATTTTCGGAAGACCTGATCCCTACCGTCCGGTCGCGAGCCCTCGGACGGACCCCTACGGGGCTCAGCTCCACAACTACGGCCACCCTATCAACATGAACATGGGGATGAATGTGCCGACACACCACGGTCCAGGAGCCTTCTTTAGATACATGAGGCAACCGATTAAACAAGAATTATCCTGCAAATGGATAGACGAGAACCAGATGAACAGACCCAAAAAGACTTGTGACAGGACTTTCAGCACCATGCACGAGATGGTCACTCATGTGTCCATGGAGCACGTCGGCGGCCCCGAGCAGAGCAACCACATCTGCTTTTGGGAGGACTGCCCGAGAGAAGGGAAATCTTTTAAGGCCAAGTACAAACTCGTCAACCACATCCGTGTGCACACGGGCGAAAAACCGTTCCCATGCCCGTTCCCCGGATGTGGGAAAATATTCGCCAGATCGGAAAATTTGAAAATCCACAAAAGAACACATACAG GTGAGAAGCCGTTTAAGTGTGAATTTGATGGCTGTGACAGACGCTTCGCCAACAGCAGCGACAGGAAAAAGcacatgcatgtgcacacatcAGACAAGCCATACATCTGCAAAGTGTGCGACAAGTCATACACACACCCCAGCTCTCTCAGGAAACACATGAAG gtaCATGAGTCTCAAGGATCTGAATCGTCTCCAGCAGCAAGCTCTGGATACGAGTCGTCCACACCACCAGTGCTGGTCTCAAACAGCACTGAAGACCCGACAAAAACACCGCCGTTAGCCGTACAAAACACGTCCGGCCACAGCGAAGGACTGGCACCCAACTTTAATGAATGGTACGTTTGA